One genomic segment of Roseovarius carneus includes these proteins:
- a CDS encoding aspartate-semialdehyde dehydrogenase, with the protein MGYKVVVVGATGNVGREMLNILAERQFPVDELAALASRRSLGTEVSFGDKDLKTKDLDTFDFTGWDIALFAIGSDATKTYAPRAAAAGCVVIDNSSLYRYDPDVPLVVPEVNPEAVEGYAKKNIIANPNCSTAQMVVALKPLHDRATIKRVVVSTYQSVSGAGKDGMDELWEQTKAVYNPTKDVPPTTFTKEIAFNVIPHIDVFLDDGSTKEEWKMVAETKKIVDPKIKVTATCVRVPVFVGHSEAINIEFEDFLDEDEARDILREAPGIMVIDKRENGGYVTPKECVGDYATFISRIRQDSTIDNGLNLWCVSDNLRKGAALNAVQIAETLGVRMLKKG; encoded by the coding sequence ATGGGTTACAAGGTCGTCGTCGTCGGTGCCACAGGCAATGTGGGCCGCGAAATGCTGAACATTCTGGCCGAGCGCCAGTTCCCCGTCGATGAGCTGGCAGCACTTGCCAGCCGCCGGTCGTTGGGGACGGAGGTCAGCTTTGGCGACAAGGACCTAAAGACCAAGGATCTCGATACGTTCGATTTCACGGGCTGGGATATCGCCCTTTTCGCAATCGGCTCGGACGCGACCAAGACCTATGCTCCGCGTGCGGCTGCGGCGGGTTGTGTCGTGATCGATAACTCCTCGCTCTATCGCTATGATCCGGACGTGCCGCTGGTGGTGCCGGAGGTGAACCCCGAAGCGGTTGAGGGCTATGCCAAGAAGAACATCATCGCCAACCCCAACTGCTCCACCGCGCAGATGGTCGTGGCCCTCAAACCCCTGCATGACCGCGCGACGATCAAGCGCGTCGTTGTCAGCACCTATCAATCGGTGTCGGGCGCAGGAAAAGACGGGATGGACGAGCTTTGGGAGCAGACCAAGGCGGTCTACAACCCCACCAAGGACGTGCCGCCCACGACGTTTACCAAGGAGATCGCGTTCAATGTGATCCCGCATATCGACGTGTTCCTCGACGATGGCTCCACCAAGGAAGAGTGGAAGATGGTCGCCGAGACCAAGAAAATCGTTGACCCGAAGATCAAGGTCACGGCCACCTGCGTGCGTGTGCCGGTTTTCGTGGGCCATTCCGAGGCGATCAATATCGAGTTTGAGGATTTCCTCGACGAGGATGAGGCGCGCGACATCCTGCGCGAGGCACCGGGCATCATGGTGATCGATAAGCGTGAAAACGGCGGCTATGTGACGCCGAAGGAATGTGTCGGCGATTATGCCACCTTCATCAGCCGCATCCGGCAGGACAGCACGATCGACAATGGCCTGAACTTGTGGTGCGTAAGTGACAACCTGCGCAAGGGCGCGGCCCTCAATGCTGTGCAGATTGCAGAGACGCTCGGCGTGCGGATGCTCAAAAAGGGCTGA
- a CDS encoding DUF4139 domain-containing protein, with protein sequence MPQLGGFAVSRALRVGMPGQTASRFTQRIPFGRQTRAETDPANDTGEIILRGRAMLYLDGGFVGETRADLIAVGDEAELFFGLIESLHLTRRVLNREEGDRGVITRSNDLTEQVEIEDRNLSGETWPLRVLDQVPCVEGRWMDQPAGRRISDQRLLQEWREWLTFSLPKNALSVQP encoded by the coding sequence ATGCCCCAGCTCGGAGGCTTTGCAGTATCGCGCGCCCTCAGGGTGGGTATGCCGGGCCAAACCGCCAGCCGCTTCACGCAGCGCATACCCTTTGGCCGCCAGACGCGCGCCGAGACCGACCCAGCCAATGACACGGGCGAAATCATCTTGCGCGGACGTGCGATGCTTTATCTCGATGGCGGGTTTGTGGGCGAGACCCGCGCCGATCTGATAGCAGTGGGCGACGAGGCGGAGCTTTTTTTCGGCCTTATCGAGAGCCTGCACCTCACCCGTCGCGTTCTAAACCGCGAAGAGGGTGACCGGGGCGTGATCACCCGCTCAAACGATCTGACCGAGCAGGTAGAAATTGAGGACCGGAACCTCTCGGGCGAGACATGGCCGCTGCGCGTACTGGATCAGGTGCCATGCGTTGAGGGTCGCTGGATGGATCAACCGGCTGGACGCCGCATCTCCGATCAGCGCCTCCTCCAAGAATGGCGTGAGTGGCTCACCTTCAGCCTTCCGAAAAACGCCCTGTCTGTCCAACCATAG